In one window of Cytophagaceae bacterium ABcell3 DNA:
- a CDS encoding sensory rhodopsin transducer: MEYIMGKTHWAIAEGLIPDESTGPEPEMESHETACILNTSDQDAHVEIMIYFKGKDPVGPYKYTVPAKRVEHIRFNNLNDPEPIPRGEDYASTIISDVPIVVQHSRLDSRQSENALMTTMAYAAT, encoded by the coding sequence ATGGAATATATAATGGGAAAAACGCATTGGGCAATTGCAGAAGGGCTTATTCCTGATGAAAGTACAGGGCCGGAGCCAGAAATGGAAAGTCATGAGACGGCTTGCATCTTAAATACCAGTGACCAAGATGCACATGTAGAAATCATGATATACTTTAAAGGTAAAGACCCTGTAGGGCCATATAAATATACGGTCCCGGCAAAAAGGGTTGAGCATATTCGTTTTAACAACTTAAATGATCCGGAGCCAATTCCTCGGGGCGAAGATTATGCAAGCACTATTATTTCAGATGTTCCAATAGTTGTGCAGCACTCCCGGTTAGATTCACGCCAATCTGAAAATGCATTGATGACAACCATGGCTTATGCCGCTACTTAA
- a CDS encoding alpha-amylase family protein, with product MVNQWYKSAVVYGIDVKVFSDSDGDGMGDFQGLISKLDYLSSLGVNCLWLLPFHPSPKIDNGYDVADYYNVDPALGNLGDFVQFIHEADQRGIRVIMDLVINHTSVENSWFKDASATRESRYRDYYIWEDEPKENKEKVMLKGIQESIWEYSEATDSYYLHRYFKDQADLNLANPRVRKEVLKIMDFWLKLGVSGFRIDAAHVVTDPADVDHIDFGNLHTLFDEMRAFLDIRNPNAVLLGEASVGPDELPKYFGNNESGKERIHMLFNFLINKHIMLSFARQEGATVAKGLKLYKDIAQSHWLNFVRHHDELNLELLSDDERMEVWNAFAPEEDMRLFGHGIRRRLPPMLKNNHARIRQIYSLMFSMPGTPLISYGEEIGMGDNLSLEGRESVRTPMQWSPVKGGGFSTADPEDLYRPVIESGDYSTEKINVNDQQNDPSSLLNWFCSLVKVRRQNPVIGMGAWDILNVSDSCAVALIYEMPEATVVVAHNLSPEPVEVSVDTGFLLKSAVEIFSDEKYDKEILFNKLKLNGYGYRWIQVLDKEKITFLNN from the coding sequence ATGGTAAATCAATGGTATAAAAGTGCTGTTGTCTATGGCATTGATGTAAAGGTTTTCAGTGATTCGGATGGGGATGGAATGGGAGATTTTCAAGGGCTTATCAGTAAACTCGACTATCTTTCTTCCTTAGGGGTAAATTGCTTATGGTTGTTGCCATTCCACCCGTCACCTAAAATAGACAATGGATATGATGTAGCAGATTATTATAATGTAGATCCGGCGCTGGGAAACCTTGGGGACTTTGTTCAGTTTATTCATGAAGCTGACCAAAGAGGCATTAGGGTTATTATGGATTTGGTTATTAACCACACTTCTGTAGAAAATTCGTGGTTTAAAGATGCCAGTGCCACCAGGGAGTCACGGTATAGAGACTATTATATATGGGAAGACGAGCCGAAGGAAAATAAAGAAAAAGTAATGCTCAAAGGGATACAAGAAAGTATCTGGGAGTATTCAGAGGCAACGGATTCCTATTACCTACACAGGTATTTTAAAGACCAGGCAGATTTAAATTTGGCCAACCCAAGGGTTCGAAAAGAAGTCCTTAAGATTATGGATTTTTGGCTTAAGCTAGGCGTTTCTGGTTTCAGGATAGATGCGGCACATGTGGTCACAGACCCCGCTGATGTGGACCATATCGATTTCGGAAACCTCCACACTTTATTTGATGAGATGCGGGCTTTCCTTGATATCCGTAATCCCAATGCTGTTTTACTTGGTGAAGCGAGTGTGGGACCTGATGAACTTCCTAAATACTTTGGCAACAATGAGTCGGGGAAAGAACGAATACACATGCTTTTTAACTTTCTCATTAATAAGCATATCATGTTGTCCTTTGCGAGACAAGAAGGGGCAACTGTTGCTAAAGGTTTAAAGCTATACAAAGATATAGCACAATCCCATTGGTTAAACTTTGTTCGCCATCATGACGAGCTTAACCTGGAGCTTCTAAGCGATGATGAACGAATGGAGGTTTGGAATGCTTTTGCCCCGGAAGAAGATATGCGCCTTTTTGGGCATGGTATTAGGAGAAGGTTGCCTCCCATGCTAAAAAACAATCATGCGAGGATCCGACAAATTTACAGTCTTATGTTCAGCATGCCTGGTACTCCATTGATAAGTTATGGGGAAGAAATAGGTATGGGCGACAATCTCAGCCTTGAAGGGCGAGAAAGTGTAAGGACTCCTATGCAGTGGTCTCCTGTAAAAGGTGGCGGCTTCTCAACTGCTGACCCTGAAGACTTGTACCGGCCAGTGATTGAGTCTGGTGATTATAGTACAGAGAAGATCAACGTCAATGACCAACAGAATGATCCAAGCTCTTTGTTAAACTGGTTCTGTTCCTTAGTTAAAGTGCGACGGCAGAACCCTGTAATTGGAATGGGTGCGTGGGATATATTAAATGTAAGTGATTCCTGTGCAGTTGCTTTGATCTACGAAATGCCAGAGGCTACTGTGGTTGTAGCCCATAACCTTTCTCCAGAACCGGTTGAGGTAAGTGTGGATACCGGGTTTCTGCTAAAATCGGCAGTAGAAATTTTTTCTGATGAAAAATATGACAAGGAAATTCTATTTAACAAGCTAAAGTTAAACGGTTACGGCTATCGCTGGATCCAGGTGCTGGACAAAGAAAAAATAACATTCTTAAATAATTAG